Proteins encoded in a region of the Sterolibacterium denitrificans genome:
- a CDS encoding chemotaxis protein CheW has translation MAKRLSLREFQAGLAERLSSAARGADSRALLGIQAGNGYWLLGLADAGEIVPLASLPSRASLTPVALTKPWFVGLVNIRGVLYGVVDFSLFQGGEPTPLNDDARLLLIGTRYGSNSALLVSRTLGLKNPDGLECVAEVEAAAESGPAQSWIGETYCDRQDAVAPRWRRLRVQPLLVHPEFLDIAR, from the coding sequence ATGGCAAAACGTCTCAGCTTGCGTGAATTCCAGGCAGGATTGGCCGAGCGCTTGAGCTCTGCCGCACGCGGCGCAGACTCGCGCGCCCTGCTCGGCATCCAGGCGGGAAACGGTTACTGGCTGCTGGGCCTTGCCGATGCCGGCGAGATCGTGCCGCTCGCATCGCTGCCATCGCGGGCGTCATTGACGCCGGTGGCGCTGACCAAGCCCTGGTTCGTCGGTCTGGTGAATATCCGCGGGGTGCTTTACGGGGTGGTGGATTTTTCCCTGTTTCAGGGCGGGGAGCCGACACCACTGAATGACGATGCGCGCTTGCTGCTGATCGGCACTCGTTATGGCAGCAACAGTGCGCTGCTGGTTTCCCGCACGCTGGGTCTGAAAAATCCGGACGGCCTCGAATGCGTTGCCGAGGTGGAGGCGGCCGCAGAGTCAGGGCCGGCGCAGTCGTGGATAGGTGAAACATATTGCGACAGGCAGGATGCCGTCGCGCCGCGCTGGCGCCGGTTGCGCGTCCAGCCGCTGCTCGTCCACCCGGAGTTTCTTGATATCGCCCGCTGA
- the thiD gene encoding bifunctional hydroxymethylpyrimidine kinase/phosphomethylpyrimidine kinase produces the protein MPLDTAASSPTPPIVLSFAASDPTGGAGIQADIMTLSALGCHPLSVITAITVQDTAGVDGMLPIDADWIDDQARTLLEDVPVAAFKLGVLGSLENIAVIASIVADYPDIPLILDPVLASGRGDQLVDEDMVDAMLQLLLPQTTILTPNSLEARRLAQDPDDETEEGESGQAGEAEMTLADCARRLIAAGSELVLITGTHEHTHPGQVSNTLYGRHGIVRSDKWARLPGSYHGSGCTLASAIAANLAHDMDIVEAVRGAQEYTWRTLAAGFRPGMGQSLPDRFFWARGNETSEAGEPDDAT, from the coding sequence ATGCCCCTGGACACTGCCGCCTCGTCGCCCACACCCCCCATCGTCCTGAGTTTTGCCGCTTCCGATCCCACCGGCGGCGCCGGCATCCAGGCCGACATCATGACGCTGAGCGCGCTGGGCTGTCATCCGCTCAGCGTCATCACCGCCATTACCGTGCAGGATACCGCCGGGGTCGACGGCATGCTGCCGATCGACGCCGACTGGATCGACGATCAGGCGCGCACCCTGCTGGAGGACGTGCCCGTCGCCGCCTTCAAACTGGGCGTGCTCGGCAGCCTGGAAAACATTGCCGTCATCGCCAGCATCGTCGCCGACTATCCCGATATTCCGCTGATCCTGGACCCGGTGCTGGCCTCGGGGCGGGGCGATCAACTGGTCGATGAAGACATGGTCGATGCCATGCTCCAGTTGCTGCTGCCGCAGACCACCATCCTCACCCCGAACAGCCTGGAAGCGCGACGCCTGGCGCAGGATCCGGACGACGAAACGGAGGAAGGCGAAAGCGGACAGGCCGGGGAGGCGGAAATGACGCTGGCCGACTGCGCGCGCCGCCTGATCGCCGCCGGCAGCGAACTGGTACTCATCACCGGCACCCACGAACATACGCATCCCGGCCAGGTCAGCAATACCCTCTACGGCCGGCACGGCATCGTGCGCAGCGACAAATGGGCGCGCCTGCCCGGCAGCTATCACGGCTCGGGCTGCACGCTGGCTTCGGCAATTGCCGCCAATCTGGCGCATGACATGGATATCGTCGAAGCCGTGCGCGGCGCCCAGGAATACACCTGGCGTACGCTGGCAGCGGGCTTTCGTCCCGGCATGGGGCAGTCCCTGCCCGACCGCTTTTTCTGGGCACGCGGCAATGAAACCAGTGAAGCCGGTGAACCCGATGACGCAACCTGA
- a CDS encoding response regulator, with the protein MPARKIMVVDDSPTERLVLADLLTRNGYVVVTAESGEQAIALARQELPDLILMDVVMPGVNGFQATRTISREEATRHIPIIMCTSKDQATDKIWGMRQGAQDYLVKPADPAELLAKLASIG; encoded by the coding sequence ATGCCAGCCAGGAAAATCATGGTGGTGGACGATTCTCCGACGGAACGTCTGGTGCTCGCCGATCTGCTGACCCGCAACGGCTACGTCGTGGTGACTGCCGAAAGCGGCGAACAGGCCATCGCCCTGGCCCGCCAGGAGCTGCCGGACCTGATCTTGATGGATGTCGTCATGCCCGGCGTGAACGGTTTCCAGGCCACGCGCACCATCTCGCGCGAGGAGGCGACGCGCCATATTCCGATCATCATGTGCACCAGCAAGGATCAGGCGACCGACAAGATTTGGGGCATGCGCCAGGGCGCGCAGGATTATCTGGTCAAACCGGCGGATCCGGCCGAGCTGCTGGCCAAGCTGGCGAGCATCGGCTGA
- a CDS encoding retropepsin-like aspartic protease family protein, with translation MTLAQKHVLAVVVWCALLGIAYLVMDSQIKPKVALVEAGASEIVIPRSRDGHFYVAGRIGDQPVSFMVDTGASSVAVSAAVARRLALPRGEPTRVETAGGKVAAEEVAGQQIAIGGIVVPNARVLILPGMAAEALLGQNVLRYLEVSQTERQMILRAKSD, from the coding sequence ATGACGCTCGCCCAGAAACATGTTCTCGCCGTCGTGGTCTGGTGCGCCCTGCTGGGTATCGCGTACCTGGTCATGGACAGCCAGATCAAGCCCAAGGTGGCGCTGGTGGAAGCGGGTGCGAGTGAAATCGTCATTCCCCGCTCGCGTGACGGACATTTTTACGTGGCGGGCCGTATCGGCGATCAGCCGGTCAGCTTCATGGTGGATACCGGCGCCAGCAGCGTGGCGGTCAGCGCTGCCGTTGCCCGCCGCCTGGCGTTGCCGCGCGGCGAGCCGACCCGGGTGGAGACGGCCGGCGGCAAGGTGGCGGCGGAGGAAGTCGCCGGCCAGCAGATCGCCATCGGCGGCATCGTCGTCCCGAATGCGCGCGTGCTGATATTGCCGGGAATGGCTGCGGAAGCGCTGCTGGGGCAGAATGTGCTGCGTTATCTCGAGGTCAGTCAGACGGAGCGGCAGATGATCCTGCGCGCGAAGTCCGATTGA
- a CDS encoding response regulator, giving the protein MVVDDSNTIRKSAEIFLLQAGCQVLLAEDGFDALAKIADHQPDIVFCDIMMPRLDGYQTCSLIKKNPHFSRTPVIMLSSKDGLFDRARGRMVGSEEYLTKPFTKDALLKAVAHHARMPA; this is encoded by the coding sequence ATGGTGGTCGATGACTCGAACACCATCCGTAAAAGCGCCGAAATCTTTCTGCTGCAGGCAGGCTGCCAGGTGCTGCTGGCCGAAGACGGTTTCGATGCGCTGGCCAAGATCGCCGACCATCAGCCGGATATCGTGTTCTGCGACATCATGATGCCGCGCCTCGATGGTTATCAGACCTGTTCGCTCATCAAGAAGAATCCGCACTTCAGCCGCACGCCGGTGATCATGCTCTCATCCAAGGATGGCCTGTTCGACCGCGCGCGCGGGCGCATGGTCGGCTCCGAGGAATATCTGACCAAGCCATTCACCAAGGATGCCCTGCTCAAGGCGGTGGCGCATCATGCCAGGATGCCGGCATGA
- the thiE gene encoding thiamine phosphate synthase: protein MTQPEAAARLRGLYAITPEDPLLPRLSTLVEAALQGGVRLLQYRNKTAPAPLRRAQAAEMLRLCHAHDALLIINDDLPLALELNADGVHLGRDDHGADIAVARAALGPGKILGISCYADPARAAAAAQAGASYVAFGSLYPSPTKPQAPPAPLALLGEARRCGLPVAAIGGITLDNAPATIAAGADMLAVISDLFDAADITARARAYRALFTSFHSQRGSHESQ, encoded by the coding sequence ATGACGCAACCTGAAGCCGCCGCAAGGCTGCGCGGCCTTTACGCCATCACCCCCGAAGATCCGCTGCTGCCGCGCCTTTCAACCCTGGTCGAAGCAGCCCTGCAAGGCGGCGTGCGCCTGCTGCAGTATCGCAACAAGACGGCACCCGCCCCCCTGCGCCGCGCCCAGGCGGCGGAAATGCTGCGCCTGTGCCATGCCCACGACGCCCTGCTGATCATCAACGACGACTTGCCGCTGGCGCTGGAGCTGAATGCCGATGGCGTGCATCTGGGACGCGACGATCACGGCGCGGACATCGCCGTGGCCCGCGCCGCGCTCGGCCCCGGAAAAATCCTCGGCATTTCCTGCTATGCCGATCCCGCCCGCGCCGCAGCCGCCGCCCAGGCCGGCGCCAGCTACGTCGCCTTCGGCAGCCTGTACCCCTCACCCACCAAGCCCCAGGCGCCGCCGGCGCCGCTGGCGCTGCTCGGCGAAGCCCGGCGCTGCGGCCTGCCCGTTGCCGCCATCGGCGGCATCACCCTGGACAATGCGCCGGCAACCATCGCGGCCGGCGCCGACATGCTGGCGGTGATCAGCGACCTCTTCGATGCGGCAGACATCACTGCCCGCGCGCGCGCCTACCGCGCTCTGTTTACTTCTTTCCACTCCCAGCGAGGCTCCCATGAATCGCAATGA
- a CDS encoding methyl-accepting chemotaxis protein, producing MAFNLKLPFARKKTPADAAPYDPLGETVVIGQAPRAAPSSSPASGVLQRGLPGIGAGRLSTLWQLVVLGMLLILLFGFAAFSLWFSVRDAGHGAAYVGATGELQMLAQRIGDALPRALQGEPAAFKELALARGKYVSRLDALRQGGDVGVATVPPTRSASVEPLLDEVAKRWARVDRQVMLLRGQEKALVALGQALGLIRQKNMEAQALVEELAKPGATAGAGESLIVSRLSMLGQRIEKNANFMVMPVTALDGSDDADADAADPDALLQLDEDLETFRNLQVTLLESGGAVRMARARIAAARDGAPRTLTELEDLFTPQQVALSTVLDQRQQYAAARQAVAAALADNRQLLAATGQLLNAYGKEAAASSLNQRLTPTIVTTLLAVILVLLMAKVYTDDAARRRQEAERQHREAERQRRDAERQQRDAEAERNATQEAILRLMNEMGDLADGDLTVRATVTESITGAIADSVNYTIEELSVLVKRINETAGGVAHASDNAQSISSRLLEATERQSHKITEAGDAVLGMAGSMDQVSSHALESSQVARHSVEAAQKGAAAVTNSIKGMNEIRDQIQETSKRIKRLGESSQEIGEIVELISDITEQTNVLALNAAIQAASAGEAGRGFSVVAEEVQRLAERSGEATKQIAAIVKTIQTDTHNAVQAMENSTRNVVEGTVLSDAAGQALTEISQVSDNLARLIEDISRDTQKQADSAKQVAESMQEILQITEQTTAGTKQTASSISELSLLAGELKASVAGFKV from the coding sequence ATGGCATTCAATTTGAAACTGCCTTTTGCCAGAAAAAAAACGCCGGCAGATGCCGCGCCGTACGACCCGCTGGGCGAGACCGTCGTCATCGGCCAGGCGCCGCGCGCGGCACCATCGTCATCGCCGGCATCCGGCGTGCTTCAACGCGGGTTGCCGGGCATCGGTGCGGGCAGGTTGTCGACCCTGTGGCAGTTGGTGGTCCTCGGCATGCTGTTGATCCTGCTGTTCGGTTTCGCGGCGTTTTCCCTGTGGTTCAGTGTGCGCGACGCCGGTCATGGCGCCGCTTATGTCGGGGCGACGGGCGAGTTGCAGATGCTGGCGCAGCGTATCGGCGATGCGTTGCCGCGCGCCCTGCAGGGTGAGCCGGCCGCATTCAAGGAACTGGCGCTGGCGCGCGGGAAATATGTGAGCCGGCTCGATGCCCTGCGCCAGGGTGGGGATGTCGGTGTGGCGACCGTGCCGCCGACCCGCTCTGCCAGCGTCGAGCCGCTGCTCGACGAGGTGGCGAAGCGCTGGGCGCGTGTCGACAGGCAGGTCATGCTGCTGCGCGGCCAGGAGAAGGCGCTGGTTGCCTTGGGGCAGGCACTCGGTCTGATCCGGCAGAAAAATATGGAGGCCCAGGCACTGGTCGAAGAATTGGCGAAACCCGGGGCCACTGCCGGCGCGGGCGAATCGCTGATCGTCAGCCGCTTGTCGATGCTTGGCCAGCGGATCGAAAAAAACGCCAATTTCATGGTCATGCCGGTGACGGCGCTGGATGGCTCTGACGATGCCGATGCGGATGCCGCCGACCCGGATGCGCTGCTGCAACTCGACGAAGATCTCGAAACCTTCCGCAATCTGCAGGTTACCTTGCTGGAAAGCGGTGGTGCAGTACGTATGGCACGAGCACGTATAGCCGCCGCTCGCGATGGCGCGCCACGGACGCTGACCGAGTTGGAGGACTTGTTTACACCGCAGCAAGTTGCCTTGAGCACGGTGCTTGACCAGCGGCAGCAGTACGCGGCAGCCAGACAGGCCGTTGCCGCCGCGCTTGCGGACAACCGGCAACTGCTTGCTGCCACCGGGCAGTTGCTCAATGCCTATGGCAAGGAGGCTGCGGCAAGCTCGCTCAACCAGCGGCTGACGCCGACCATCGTGACGACGCTGCTGGCGGTGATTCTGGTGCTGCTGATGGCCAAGGTATATACCGACGATGCCGCGCGGCGCAGGCAGGAGGCGGAACGCCAGCACCGAGAGGCCGAGCGTCAGCGCCGCGACGCCGAGCGTCAGCAGCGCGATGCCGAGGCCGAGCGGAATGCCACGCAGGAGGCGATTCTGCGTCTGATGAATGAAATGGGCGATCTGGCCGATGGCGATTTGACGGTACGCGCCACCGTGACCGAGAGCATCACCGGCGCGATTGCGGATTCGGTGAATTACACCATCGAGGAGCTTTCGGTGCTGGTCAAGCGCATCAACGAGACGGCCGGCGGCGTGGCCCATGCCTCGGACAACGCGCAGAGCATTTCATCGCGCCTGCTGGAAGCCACCGAGCGGCAATCGCACAAGATCACCGAGGCGGGCGATGCCGTGCTGGGCATGGCGGGCTCCATGGACCAGGTGTCCAGCCATGCGCTGGAGTCTTCCCAGGTCGCGCGGCATTCCGTGGAAGCGGCGCAAAAGGGCGCGGCGGCGGTGACCAACTCGATCAAGGGCATGAATGAAATCCGCGATCAGATCCAGGAAACCTCCAAGCGCATCAAGCGGTTGGGCGAGTCCTCGCAGGAGATCGGCGAAATCGTCGAGTTGATTTCCGACATTACCGAGCAGACCAACGTATTGGCGTTGAATGCCGCGATCCAGGCCGCTTCGGCCGGTGAGGCGGGGCGCGGCTTCAGCGTGGTGGCTGAGGAAGTGCAGCGTCTGGCCGAGCGTTCCGGCGAGGCGACCAAGCAGATCGCCGCCATCGTCAAGACGATTCAGACCGACACGCACAATGCGGTACAGGCGATGGAAAACTCGACGCGCAACGTGGTCGAGGGAACCGTCCTCTCCGACGCCGCCGGCCAGGCGCTGACGGAAATTTCACAGGTCTCCGACAACCTGGCAAGGCTGATCGAGGACATCTCCCGGGATACGCAAAAGCAGGCCGATTCGGCAAAACAAGTCGCCGAAAGCATGCAGGAAATTTTGCAGATCACCGAACAGACCACGGCAGGCACCAAGCAGACGGCCAGCTCGATCAGCGAACTTTCGCTGCTCGCCGGCGAGCTGAAGGCTTCGGTGGCCGGCTTCAAGGTCTGA